From one Phorcysia thermohydrogeniphila genomic stretch:
- a CDS encoding DUF4149 domain-containing protein produces the protein MGVLLKSLYLYSISLWVGSLFFFSAVGAPAAFRALPKEEAGKYTGTVFPKYFGLGYIFGLTALVSLYLLTKNTLTLLSSLVLLLLLLMNLLNVVNGLVIVPKASLLKAEFYRSKEESYYNKFLKLHRVSMVLNALTLILGLMAIGVTSLYLSL, from the coding sequence ATGGGTGTGTTGCTAAAGTCTCTATACCTCTATTCCATATCTTTGTGGGTGGGCTCTCTGTTCTTTTTCTCCGCAGTTGGAGCTCCAGCCGCTTTTAGAGCTCTACCTAAAGAGGAAGCCGGAAAGTACACAGGCACGGTTTTTCCTAAGTATTTTGGCCTTGGCTACATTTTCGGGCTAACAGCCCTCGTTAGCCTATACCTCCTTACAAAAAACACTCTTACACTACTATCATCCTTAGTGCTCCTTTTGCTGCTCCTAATGAACCTCCTTAACGTGGTAAACGGCCTCGTAATCGTTCCCAAAGCAAGCCTTTTAAAAGCTGAGTTCTACAGGAGTAAAGAGGAAAGCTACTACAATAAATTCCTGAAACTCCACAGAGTCTCTATGGTTCTTAATGCCTTAACGCTGATTCTTGGGCTTATGGCTATTGGAGTTACATCGCTTTACCTAAGCTTATAG
- a CDS encoding lipopolysaccharide assembly protein LapA domain-containing protein, whose protein sequence is MTLKQNIYSLIVALIVVGVTLFALQNFQDVDVTIPFVGVFHTKVFVVIVFSFLAGFLTAGFLSLILKIFTFPSTLKEKKRRSGEAGPVPETLKGNQEKESGKGTV, encoded by the coding sequence ATGACTCTCAAACAGAACATCTACTCACTGATAGTCGCCTTAATAGTCGTTGGGGTAACCCTTTTTGCTCTCCAGAACTTTCAGGATGTTGACGTAACCATACCTTTTGTGGGAGTATTCCACACCAAAGTTTTTGTTGTTATAGTTTTCTCGTTTCTGGCAGGTTTCCTTACTGCTGGATTCCTCTCACTGATACTGAAGATATTTACCTTTCCGTCAACTCTAAAAGAGAAGAAGAGGAGAAGCGGTGAGGCTGGACCAGTTCCTGAAACTCTCAAGGGTAATCAAGAGAAGGAGTCAGGCAAAGGAACTGTGTGA
- a CDS encoding RNA-binding S4 domain-containing protein: MRLDQFLKLSRVIKRRSQAKELCDHGVVKVNGQPAKPSKSVKPGDVVEIDTISRYFKFRILEVPNSKNVSKKKARELVEILVDRKKDIRDIIDLI; encoded by the coding sequence GTGAGGCTGGACCAGTTCCTGAAACTCTCAAGGGTAATCAAGAGAAGGAGTCAGGCAAAGGAACTGTGTGACCACGGGGTAGTTAAGGTAAACGGCCAGCCTGCCAAACCTTCTAAAAGCGTAAAGCCCGGAGATGTGGTAGAGATAGACACCATCTCCCGCTACTTCAAGTTTCGCATCTTAGAAGTGCCCAACTCTAAGAACGTCTCAAAGAAAAAGGCCAGAGAACTTGTAGAAATCCTCGTTGACCGTAAGAAAGACATCAGGGACATAATAGACCTAATCTAA
- a CDS encoding AMP-dependent synthetase/ligase has protein sequence MKTFVERAFENIREHPEKEILIGKRNGKYFPLTYGDFGKQISTFQKAMENLGEEDRVVIFMENRPEWVSAFFAVLFKGGIAVPVDYLLSARELFNILKDSQPRYIVTSGENLRKVKEAIKNIGYHVHVINTDELDFSTSSGKFKFTERNIDDVIVILYTSGTTGNPKGVMLTTRNLDHNVRAVEKLGFLKEDDKFVAILPFHHTYPLMATVLLPVTLRLPLVFIEKLTPTDILSTINEQGVTILVGVPKLYQVIHHNIMAEIKKLPAVKRRAVMTALKLFRKFDVKPIEKKVFKEIHNRIGKSLRFMISGGAKLSEEVWRDFEAFGFNILEGYGLTETSPLISVNRPDKKKIGTAGPPVDEVEVKVTEKGEIIVRGPNVMKGYYNKPEETAKVIKDGWFYTGDLGYIDEDGFIHITGRAKEVIVLDNGKNVYPEDIELEILKSPYILEVGIFYQDGKLKAIVRPDFELLVEDGIEDVREFIKKEIQRTTRHLQPYKKVKEFKLVDRELPRTRIGKLRRFLLPELWKEIKE, from the coding sequence ATGAAAACCTTTGTAGAACGAGCATTTGAAAACATAAGAGAACACCCAGAGAAGGAAATTCTCATAGGAAAAAGGAACGGAAAGTACTTCCCGTTAACTTACGGTGACTTCGGGAAACAGATTTCAACCTTCCAGAAGGCTATGGAAAATCTTGGTGAGGAGGACCGCGTAGTTATCTTCATGGAGAACCGTCCTGAGTGGGTATCGGCCTTCTTCGCAGTTCTCTTTAAAGGTGGTATAGCCGTTCCAGTTGACTACCTACTTTCTGCAAGGGAGCTCTTTAACATCCTAAAGGACTCCCAGCCACGCTACATCGTAACTTCAGGGGAAAACCTAAGAAAGGTTAAGGAAGCAATCAAGAACATCGGCTACCACGTCCACGTCATAAATACAGACGAGCTTGACTTTTCTACAAGCAGTGGGAAGTTCAAGTTCACAGAGAGAAACATAGACGACGTAATAGTCATACTCTACACCTCAGGAACAACCGGAAACCCAAAGGGGGTAATGCTTACAACGAGAAACCTTGACCACAACGTTAGGGCAGTTGAAAAGCTCGGCTTTTTAAAGGAAGATGACAAGTTCGTCGCAATCCTACCCTTCCACCACACCTACCCCCTAATGGCAACCGTTCTCCTACCTGTGACGTTAAGACTCCCTCTCGTCTTCATTGAAAAGCTCACTCCTACCGACATCCTCTCAACTATCAACGAGCAGGGTGTTACCATCTTAGTAGGAGTTCCAAAGCTCTATCAGGTGATTCACCACAACATAATGGCCGAGATAAAGAAGCTACCGGCAGTAAAGAGACGGGCCGTTATGACGGCCTTAAAGCTCTTTAGGAAGTTTGACGTAAAGCCTATTGAGAAGAAAGTGTTTAAAGAAATTCACAACCGTATCGGAAAATCTCTGCGCTTCATGATAAGCGGTGGGGCAAAGCTAAGCGAGGAGGTCTGGAGAGACTTCGAGGCCTTCGGCTTCAACATCCTTGAAGGATACGGACTAACGGAAACCTCCCCGTTAATCTCCGTCAATAGACCTGACAAAAAGAAGATAGGAACTGCAGGGCCTCCAGTTGACGAGGTAGAGGTAAAGGTAACTGAGAAAGGGGAAATAATCGTTCGTGGCCCAAACGTTATGAAGGGCTACTACAACAAGCCCGAGGAGACAGCAAAGGTTATAAAAGACGGCTGGTTCTACACAGGCGACCTTGGCTACATTGATGAGGATGGTTTTATCCACATAACCGGAAGGGCTAAGGAAGTTATAGTCCTTGATAACGGAAAGAACGTTTACCCAGAGGACATTGAGCTGGAGATACTCAAAAGCCCCTACATCTTAGAGGTTGGAATCTTCTATCAGGACGGAAAGCTAAAAGCAATCGTGAGGCCAGACTTTGAGCTCTTAGTTGAGGACGGTATAGAGGACGTAAGGGAGTTTATAAAGAAGGAGATTCAGAGGACTACGAGACACCTTCAGCCCTACAAGAAGGTAAAGGAGTTTAAGTTGGTGGACAGGGAGCTCCCCAGAACCCGTATCGGAAAGCTCAGAAGGTTTCTGCTACCGGAGCTCTGGAAAGAAATCAAGGAGTGA
- the dapF gene encoding diaminopimelate epimerase encodes MDRLPFSKLQGTGNDFVIVDNRENIFEAFCKGIPEREAVKRICSRRTGVGADGLILIETSNIANFRWRFFNSDGSVAEMCGNGARCAARFAKEKGIAPDKMKFETLAGIIEAEVKGRSVKVKLSKPKDLKQNIKVCGLTGHFINTGVPHFVVFADRVDLVNVKELGRKIRNDELFKPNGTNVNFAEVRLDRILVRTYERGVEDETLACGTGSVASALIAAKVFNLSSPVTVETRSGERLKVYFDEDFEEVFLEGETVYVYEGELRRELLDG; translated from the coding sequence ATGGATAGACTTCCCTTCTCAAAGCTTCAGGGGACGGGAAACGACTTTGTAATAGTAGACAACAGGGAAAACATATTTGAAGCCTTCTGTAAGGGAATACCCGAAAGGGAAGCGGTAAAGAGAATCTGTAGCCGCAGGACGGGGGTCGGAGCAGACGGCTTAATCCTGATAGAGACTTCTAACATTGCCAATTTTCGCTGGAGGTTCTTTAACTCCGACGGCTCTGTTGCAGAGATGTGTGGAAACGGCGCAAGGTGCGCTGCCCGATTTGCCAAAGAGAAGGGAATAGCCCCAGACAAGATGAAGTTTGAGACCTTGGCCGGAATTATTGAGGCAGAGGTTAAGGGCAGAAGCGTTAAGGTTAAGCTCTCCAAGCCAAAGGACCTAAAACAGAACATTAAAGTCTGCGGACTTACCGGACACTTCATAAATACGGGAGTTCCCCACTTCGTCGTCTTTGCGGACAGGGTTGACTTGGTTAACGTTAAAGAGCTTGGCAGAAAAATAAGGAACGATGAGCTCTTTAAGCCCAACGGAACGAACGTTAACTTTGCAGAAGTAAGGCTTGACAGGATTCTCGTAAGAACCTACGAAAGGGGCGTTGAGGACGAGACCCTTGCCTGCGGAACGGGCTCTGTTGCCTCTGCCCTCATCGCCGCTAAGGTATTCAACCTCTCCTCTCCGGTTACGGTTGAAACAAGGAGCGGAGAACGATTGAAGGTTTACTTTGACGAGGACTTTGAAGAGGTTTTCCTTGAAGGTGAAACGGTTTACGTTTACGAGGGAGAACTGAGAAGGGAGCTCCTTGATGGATGA
- a CDS encoding uracil-DNA glycosylase, translating to MDELRKYLEFLKLIGFNELRLKEGVKSMPVKDRNFEEELESLKEEVLKCCKCRLCEKRTNVVFGEGDPKTKLMFVGEAPGEQEDLQGRPFVGRAGQLLTKFLNLFGVAREKVYITNIVKCRPPGNRNPAPDEISTCYPFLEKQIELISPDVILCLGAFSTRTILNLPEKAAISKLRGKPQKVNIGGKEITVIPTFHPAYLLRNRRGEPEFQKDLEMALKLAGFI from the coding sequence ATGGATGAGCTCAGGAAATACCTTGAATTTCTAAAGCTCATTGGCTTTAACGAACTAAGACTCAAAGAGGGAGTTAAGAGTATGCCGGTAAAGGATAGAAACTTTGAGGAGGAGCTTGAATCTTTAAAGGAAGAGGTTCTCAAGTGCTGTAAGTGTAGGCTCTGCGAAAAACGGACGAACGTCGTCTTCGGTGAAGGTGACCCAAAGACAAAGCTCATGTTCGTAGGGGAAGCTCCCGGAGAGCAGGAAGACCTTCAGGGAAGGCCTTTCGTAGGAAGGGCAGGACAGCTACTAACAAAGTTTCTGAACCTCTTTGGAGTAGCAAGAGAAAAGGTTTACATAACCAACATCGTCAAGTGCCGCCCGCCGGGGAACAGAAACCCAGCTCCAGACGAAATCAGCACCTGTTACCCATTCCTTGAAAAGCAGATAGAGCTCATATCACCGGACGTTATCCTTTGCCTTGGCGCCTTCTCCACAAGGACAATTCTCAACCTTCCAGAAAAAGCTGCCATCTCCAAGCTAAGAGGTAAACCTCAAAAAGTAAACATCGGCGGAAAGGAGATAACTGTAATTCCAACCTTCCATCCAGCATACCTCCTAAGAAACAGGCGAGGAGAACCCGAATTTCAAAAAGATTTGGAAATGGCCCTCAAGCTTGCCGGCTTTATCTAA
- a CDS encoding endonuclease III domain-containing protein, with translation MLKKELLQKIKKIAAALEITFPHPHRPNRTPVEQMVFTILSQNTTDKNAEKCLENLKKTTGNNFLKIPELSEKELLSAIRPCGMFRQKLRALTSVMKDWPILEEKLKELPTSEGISLLTSYPFIGSKTARVVLTFAFGKNTFPIDTHCFRILKRLGVFPENWDKDRISEFMEEHFTATFNRKLHYDLIRLGRNICKAQKPECERCPLKEMCKTRRQE, from the coding sequence ATGCTCAAAAAGGAGCTCCTCCAAAAAATAAAAAAAATCGCAGCCGCTCTTGAAATTACGTTTCCTCACCCACACCGTCCTAACAGAACTCCAGTAGAACAGATGGTCTTTACCATCCTTAGCCAGAATACAACAGATAAAAACGCAGAAAAGTGCCTTGAAAACCTGAAAAAAACAACCGGCAACAATTTCCTGAAAATTCCAGAACTTTCGGAAAAAGAGCTCCTATCCGCAATTCGTCCATGCGGGATGTTCAGACAGAAGCTCAGAGCTCTCACCTCAGTGATGAAAGACTGGCCTATCCTTGAAGAAAAACTTAAGGAACTTCCCACCTCTGAAGGTATATCGCTACTAACCAGCTACCCGTTTATCGGGAGTAAAACAGCACGGGTTGTCTTGACCTTTGCCTTCGGAAAAAATACTTTCCCGATAGATACCCACTGCTTTAGGATTTTAAAAAGGCTCGGCGTATTTCCAGAAAACTGGGACAAGGACAGGATTTCAGAATTTATGGAAGAGCACTTCACAGCAACCTTTAACAGAAAACTTCACTACGACCTTATTAGACTCGGAAGAAACATTTGCAAGGCGCAAAAACCAGAGTGTGAAAGATGCCCTCTGAAGGAAATGTGTAAGACTCGGAGGCAGGAGTGA
- a CDS encoding SO_0444 family Cu/Zn efflux transporter, with translation MNYLIEFLTNAFLFTNSIAMYLIIGFFIAGILHELLPDDFIRKQLGERNLRSLIKAAVLGIPLPICSCSVIPLIGALRRKGANKGAVLTFTISTPITGIDSILATYGIFGFLFTAYRLVTSVILSLIAGLLNLIIDRSSEEKPITESSCCCSCSCSIPPTQGQEKKQFSFREALKYGFGTLFKETAQPLFWGILIGSLIVTLIPQNIEPFLRENAVFSYVLVLAAAIPMYVCATSSLPIAASLILAGVPAGAAFVFLTAGPATNAITIGVVDKVLGRKSLFVYLSTVIAGSILFGILLDWFFEINRINVKEIVHIDDTGNPVKLLFTAIFLILLFKNLWELRIKPPAGT, from the coding sequence GTGAATTACCTAATAGAGTTTCTCACGAATGCTTTCCTCTTCACAAACTCCATAGCAATGTACTTAATCATTGGATTCTTCATAGCTGGAATCCTACACGAACTACTCCCTGACGACTTTATAAGGAAACAGCTTGGAGAAAGGAACTTAAGATCATTAATTAAAGCAGCTGTTCTTGGAATACCGTTACCAATCTGTTCCTGTAGCGTAATTCCACTCATCGGGGCATTGAGGAGAAAAGGGGCCAACAAAGGAGCTGTGTTAACGTTTACCATCTCTACACCTATCACAGGAATTGATTCCATCTTAGCTACCTACGGGATATTTGGATTTCTCTTTACAGCATACAGGTTAGTTACCTCTGTCATCCTTTCGCTAATTGCCGGGCTCTTAAACCTAATTATTGACAGGAGCTCCGAAGAGAAGCCAATCACCGAGAGCAGCTGTTGTTGCAGCTGCTCATGTAGCATTCCCCCTACTCAAGGTCAGGAAAAAAAACAGTTTTCCTTCAGAGAAGCCCTTAAGTATGGATTTGGAACGCTCTTTAAGGAAACTGCCCAGCCTCTTTTCTGGGGCATACTTATAGGTAGTTTAATCGTCACCCTAATACCTCAGAACATAGAACCTTTCTTAAGAGAAAACGCCGTTTTCAGCTACGTTTTGGTATTAGCGGCCGCTATCCCAATGTACGTATGTGCGACCTCTTCCCTCCCTATAGCCGCCTCTCTTATTCTTGCCGGAGTACCGGCAGGGGCAGCTTTCGTATTCCTAACAGCGGGACCCGCCACAAACGCCATTACAATAGGGGTAGTAGACAAGGTTCTTGGCAGGAAATCCCTCTTTGTCTACCTATCAACAGTAATTGCTGGAAGTATCCTCTTCGGGATACTCCTTGACTGGTTCTTTGAAATCAACAGAATCAACGTCAAGGAGATAGTTCACATTGACGACACAGGTAACCCAGTAAAGCTCCTGTTTACAGCTATATTCCTGATACTCCTCTTTAAGAACCTCTGGGAATTGAGAATAAAGCCCCCAGCGGGGACTTAA
- a CDS encoding CoB--CoM heterodisulfide reductase iron-sulfur subunit B family protein: MIKVGFYQGCCFQGQDAYMFETMKEVFKAIDVDLELLEETTCCGGNTIDEENRKLSYAINARNIALAEAKGLDMLISCNTCYMVIAKAKHALDNNKKLRDEINELLKEEGLEYRGTNKIYHLLDFFRDVVGYDRIRKAVKRPLKGWRVGAYYGCHVLYPKHTAIDDGDNPSTLQEVLKALGAEVVDDYEAKDACCGYHAYFTDKTMTMRKLNRILGSIKKVGVDIVATPCPLCFKAFDIYQLQMEKPPMIPSAFLPELMAYAFGLDKDESGLGHHLVEVKKE; encoded by the coding sequence ATGATTAAGGTTGGTTTCTATCAGGGATGCTGTTTTCAGGGGCAGGACGCCTACATGTTTGAAACAATGAAAGAAGTTTTTAAAGCTATAGATGTTGACCTTGAACTCCTTGAGGAGACTACCTGCTGTGGTGGAAATACCATTGACGAGGAGAACAGGAAACTCTCCTACGCTATAAACGCAAGGAATATAGCCCTTGCAGAGGCAAAAGGCCTTGACATGCTTATCTCCTGTAACACCTGTTACATGGTTATAGCTAAGGCAAAACATGCTCTTGATAACAACAAAAAGTTAAGAGATGAGATAAATGAGCTCCTAAAAGAGGAAGGCCTTGAGTACAGGGGAACAAATAAGATTTACCACCTTCTTGATTTTTTCAGGGATGTTGTTGGTTATGACAGGATTAGGAAGGCCGTTAAGAGACCACTTAAGGGCTGGAGAGTAGGTGCTTACTATGGCTGTCACGTTCTCTACCCGAAGCACACGGCTATAGACGACGGTGATAATCCATCAACTCTTCAGGAAGTCCTTAAAGCATTGGGAGCTGAAGTTGTAGATGATTACGAGGCAAAGGATGCCTGCTGTGGTTACCACGCTTACTTTACGGACAAGACAATGACGATGAGGAAGTTGAACAGAATCCTTGGAAGTATTAAGAAAGTTGGGGTGGATATTGTTGCAACGCCGTGTCCTCTCTGCTTTAAGGCTTTTGATATATACCAGCTCCAGATGGAAAAACCTCCTATGATTCCATCGGCCTTTTTGCCGGAACTAATGGCTTACGCTTTCGGGCTTGATAAAGATGAATCGGGTCTTGGCCATCACCTTGTGGAGGTGAAAAAGGAGTAA
- a CDS encoding succinate dehydrogenase/fumarate reductase iron-sulfur subunit produces METVTLKVFRFDPEKDKVPYYKDYEVPVEGTLLNALLYIKENLDPTLSFRAFCRSEVCGSCSVRVNGKTKLACKTPLKELVKTWKGKPLRIDPLNHLNVIRDLVVDIDKPIEKMKTLIPWLVPDPRVVPSDPRHESIIYPEEMELYKDQIHCMLCFSCYSVCEAVEDNERYRGPFAFSKAYRFQVDRRDIETAKERRIRYSISGGLWSCVQCQKCLHVCPKGVKPAEDIQNLRGQAVKKGFTDKPGAKKLKHYVDWIYATGQINRLYLPEEVYGNKEARKKLMEAYEKMGVEVWEVPKPTKGLMKFRDIYLEILSREEKALELDFSHVRKIDKMVSDIFKADICTVVDKARQNGKKSKGLISKLKGLLGGSDD; encoded by the coding sequence ATGGAAACTGTAACCCTTAAGGTTTTTAGGTTTGACCCTGAAAAAGATAAGGTTCCTTATTACAAGGATTACGAAGTTCCAGTTGAAGGAACGCTTTTAAACGCTCTCCTTTACATAAAGGAAAACCTTGACCCGACACTCTCCTTTAGGGCTTTCTGTCGCAGTGAAGTCTGCGGTTCCTGTTCTGTAAGGGTAAACGGGAAGACAAAGCTTGCCTGCAAAACACCTCTGAAGGAACTAGTTAAGACGTGGAAGGGGAAACCATTGAGGATAGACCCTTTAAACCACCTGAATGTCATTAGGGATTTGGTTGTTGATATAGATAAACCTATAGAGAAGATGAAAACTCTTATTCCGTGGCTCGTTCCTGACCCAAGGGTTGTTCCTTCCGACCCAAGACACGAAAGTATCATTTACCCTGAGGAGATGGAACTTTATAAAGACCAAATTCACTGTATGCTCTGCTTTTCCTGTTATTCTGTCTGTGAAGCGGTTGAGGACAACGAGCGTTACAGGGGACCTTTTGCCTTTTCAAAGGCTTACAGGTTTCAAGTTGATAGAAGAGACATTGAGACAGCTAAAGAAAGGAGAATCAGGTACTCTATTTCTGGGGGACTTTGGAGCTGTGTCCAGTGTCAGAAATGTCTTCACGTCTGTCCAAAAGGCGTAAAGCCTGCCGAAGATATACAGAACCTTAGAGGACAGGCTGTTAAGAAAGGCTTTACTGACAAGCCGGGTGCTAAGAAGCTCAAGCACTACGTTGACTGGATTTACGCAACTGGACAGATCAACAGGCTCTACCTGCCAGAAGAAGTTTACGGAAATAAAGAGGCAAGGAAGAAGCTCATGGAAGCCTATGAAAAAATGGGAGTTGAGGTTTGGGAAGTTCCCAAGCCAACAAAAGGCCTTATGAAGTTTAGGGATATCTACCTTGAGATTCTTTCAAGGGAGGAAAAGGCCCTTGAGCTTGATTTCTCCCACGTAAGGAAGATAGACAAGATGGTTAGTGACATCTTCAAAGCAGATATCTGTACCGTTGTAGATAAAGCCCGTCAAAATGGAAAGAAGAGCAAAGGGCTAATTAGCAAACTTAAAGGACTCTTGGGAGGGAGTGATGATTAA